The Marivirga tractuosa DSM 4126 genome contains the following window.
AGCTTTCGCCACCATTTTCGACCTTCACAGCCATTTGCCAATAATTATTTTTATTCCGAAATGATTTCCCCACTTGGTTTCTCCATCGTCATCTGTGAAATTAGTGCCACCCAATTGAAGTCCAAATGTCATGGCAAATTTATCCTCAAACAGCAAATTGTATCCGGGTTCAATCCAAAGTCCTATGTTATTCTGTTCAATTCTATTTCTCGTCACACTTAAGATCGGAGCAACAAAAAATCCTTTTGAGATATCGTTTTTGTTTTCCTTTGGTTTAAAAAAGATTGGAAGAGCCGCTTCAAATCCATATTGGCTTATTTTGTTTCCAGTGTTTCTTATGCCAAGATTTAATAGCGGAGTCAATCTAATGTCAAATCTTTTTGCCAAGGATCTTTGATAAACGACCGGAAAAATATTTATATCGAATTCTCCTTCCTCGTAGAATGGTTCAACCGTCACACTTGGATTTATCCCGATAAAAGTAAACCTTTTTTCTTCTTGGGCTAAAAGTGGATTTCTACAAAGGCCTACAGCAGCCGTTAAAATTAGTACCAGTACAACTATTTTTTTCATGGCCTTTTACGTTGGTGGATTACATGTGATTTTACATCAAGAACTAGTTCAATAAGAAGTCATAAACTATTTCTGGCTACGTTGATTAGAAATTATACCCTATATGAAAAATAATTCCAAAATGACCTTTGAAACCACTTTCAGTTTTGACAAAATCCTGTGAAAATTGATCTGGATAATAATTAATACCTGGTTGTAAATTTAAGGACATGGAAAAGTCATCATTAATTTCCATGAAGACCCCTGGTTCTATACCCAAAGTCATGGATTGAATTTTATCTAATAGATTGTAGGCATATGTATAATAAACTCCTAATTGAGGCTTTAGCCAAAACTCATCATCAAAAAGATTTAGGAAGTATTTGTTCATAACTAATGTACCTCCGACTTGGCTAAAACCAGATCGATCTTCCAAAAATCTGTAGTTAAGTAATGGACGGACTTGAAAACCCAAGTCATTTCTTTCCTTTATTCTGAATTCATAAACAATAGGAATAAAATTCACTTCAACTGCGTCAACAGTATCATAGGGCTCCACAAGAATGGCCGGAAGAAGTCCAATATAATTATTTTGTAAGGCTTTATCTTGAGCTGTTACATTCGTCTGAGACAGAAAAAACACAATTAATCCTACGGCAAATTTTAGATAATTCTTTTTCATAAAACATTCTTTATAAGTGGTACAAAAGTATACATTTTTCATGATTCCAAAAATCTTTAGATTGGGTGATTACTTTGTCTCCATAATTGGGTGGTAAAATAATTCTATTTTAAAAATTCAGTTCATTTTTGATCTTATTTCCTCTATGGTTATTTCCACCGGAGCAGAAGTGTCCAAAATACCAGAGCCATTTTTTACTTTAGAGAGCATTTGCTTTTCCTTTGGCTAAACTTTGCTGTCTACTTTTCATGTACTTCCAATAAAAGCCTATAGCAGTCAAAACCCATAAACCTAACCATATTGTGTCGTACAGTGTATTCATAATAGAGTTCTCAACAAGCGCTATACTGGTGATTTCTGAGCTAATGTTGACCGCACCGTGCAGTATAGCAGGTACCCAAATCACATAATTTTTGTTAAAGGTGGTTCCAAACACTAATGAAAAACCTATGCATGTAATCGGCATCAGAATAAGACCTCCCAGAATAGGATAATCCGGAAAATTATGACCTAAAAGTATGCCAGGAAGGTGCCATAAACCCCAAATCGTTCCAATAGCTATGAATCCTACCAATTTCTTATTATTTGGCGCCCATTGCTTCTGTAAATAGCCTCTCCATCCGTACTCCTCTCCGAAAGCAAACATCAAACTATAGAATAGTACCCCAACTGTATACGAAAGGAGATAGTTGGGTATGAATACGAACCAAGGCTGAAAATCGGCACCTAGCAGTAAAGCCGTACCTCTAATTGTTATATTCCCGTCCTCGATCAAAAGAAAACCTCCTTTTAACTCTGCAGCATTCAAAGAAAGGATGGCTAATAATGAAATTATTTCTATAGTAAAGGGTAGAAATATTGCTAACAAAACAAGCTTCCAATCTCTTAACGGATTCCAATTTAACCCTTTGAAAAGTCCCTCTCTGGTAACCAGGCGCATTATAATACCTGCCAAAGCGGGCATCCACATCAACAGAAGTGTCCAACTACTATCTACATTCCTTTCTGAGATAATAAAAAAGTACGGGATTGCGGATAGCAAAATTGTGAGTCCTACAAATTGCCATCCCTTATTATTTAAATTTTTCATAGTCTATTTTGTTAATTTTTGAAGTTGAATTCCGAAGAATTGTAGTTGATCACCTTTGGTTTGAAGGCTTTGTCCTGAATAGCGACCTAATCCTGCAACTTTTGCATAAGAATCATCTACAATATCCAATGCCATTTCAATTTTTTGCTCACCTTGTTTAAATAGCATGATCAGCAGACCATCTCTTTCAAGCAGTTCGAAGTCCTCAAAAAAATCAATCTCGCCTTCGAGCTTGTTCACTGCCTTATATTTACCTAGGCGGTCCTTCCAACTATTGCTTATTTCATATGGCTCCATTTTGAGCGCAAGCAGTTCCTTACCTGATCCGATTTCCATTTGAGTCATTACATTATAGCCCTCAATATTTTCGAACATGAATCTGTTTTCCTTCAGCTTTAGAGGAATAAATTTGAAAAGTAAAATCTTAGGAATGAATACATTATTCTCAACAGGAAGAAGTCTAACTTTCAATCCTTGTAAAGTAGAATAGAGTTTATCCTTCTTTTTATAGATCTTAAGAATAGCGCCTGGTGTGGCGTAAATTCCAACGTATTGATCCGTTACCTCATGTGGTAGATCTATCACCTCATCTGTCTCAAAAGATTCAATTTTTTCATCCTGCTTTGCTTCACGACCTAAATCTTCTGCCATTTTATCGATCAATGACATCATCTTACCAAAAGCACGTCCACCCTTTTCAGCATTTGTTAGCACTACCGCTGCCAAGCCTACTTCAGGAGCTACAGCAACAGCCGAATTAAAATACATTGTTGTGCCTGTATGCGTATAGATCTCACCAGTATGAGGCCTAGATGTTAAAGTCCAACCCAGTCCATACCTATTCCCGAAATTGAGAGGGAGGTCTTTATACTGTTCTTGAAAAATCTGATCATAACTAGCTCGGCTAAGTAAATTTTCATCTTTGTTGAGGAAGGAAGTCAAAAATTTGACCATTTCTTCATTATTACTATCCATGCCTCCTGCAGGAATGTCTCTCAATAAGACATCCTGCTTTGCCTCACCTTTACTGTTAAAGGAAGCACTAGCTTGGTCTCTCAAATTGAATCCCGTTTGCTGCATATTGATTTTAGCCAGTACCTCATCTTTCATATAATCTGGATAGGATTTGCCTGAAACTTCATCTACCATATGCCCTAGAAGTGTATATCCAGGATTAGAATAGGCTCTGATTTGATTGGGTTTACCCGCCAAATACTCTTCCTTCATATAGTCAACAACTTTAGTGTAGTGCTCAGGATTTTGTGTAAACATCCCTTTAATCACATCAGAAGGCAGCCCTGAGTGATGAGTCATCACATTTCTCACCGTTACTTCCTTGCTATGCTCGCCTTTTATGTGAAATTGTGGCAAATATTCATTTAACGAATTATCTAGCCGCACTTTGTCTTGCTCTACAAGTTGCATCACCGCAACACCAGTAAAAACTTTTGTGACAGAGCCCAGCCCAAAAAGAGTTTGTGAGTTAACTACCTCAGTTGATTTTTCGTCAGAATACCCCAAGTTTAATTCCATTACGACAGAATCTTTCGAAACCAACGAAAGGCTTAAACCTGGGATCTTACTCTTCTTCATTACTTGTTCAAATTCCTCTTTGTACTCTTGTTTTAGTTTCTCTACATTCACCTGCGCCATTCCAGTCAGACTCGCAAGCGAAAGCAATAGGGTCATTAATAAATTTTTCATATGCGTATTTTTATTTTGAGCAATACTCCGCATAATTTTCAGCTGTAGAAAAAGAATTACACTATCCATATTATATACTATGTGAATCGACCTTATTAGTGCTTGAAGGCTATTCATGTATGTTATAAGCCAACTCGTCAAGTAATTGTAATAATTCATCAAGTGATATTTAGCTCATAAGCTTTTACCGCTATATTTGATACATGAGAAGCATTTCAACAAGGGAGATCTTTATACACTTTAGCATTTTGACAATTGGTCTTCTTTTACTCAATTACCCAGAATTTGACTTAAGTATTGGAGTATTCAATTCTGGCAATGGAAGTCTTTTGTGGCCTTCTATTACAGGGACTATTATCAACATGGGAGTATTTTACAGCATCTCGTTTTATCTAATCCCGGAAGTCCTCCGCAAAAGAGGGATAATAGTATTTGTCATTCAACTAGTCATACTTTTCCTACTACTTTCCTTCATAGAGGTCATTACTGACCTTGCTTTCATCGGAGAAACTAAAGATCATTCGGAAACATTATCAGAGATTATTATCACCGTAAGTATTTTTAATATGCTATTTGTGATGTTGGCACTCGCCTATCGTTTTTCCAAAGACTGGTTTATCAATGAAAAGCAAAGAATTTCGATGGGTGAATGGAAGGCGTTGAACGAACTTAATACCCTGAAAAATCAAATTAATCCTCACTTTCTGTTTAATTCCTTGAATAGCTTATTTTCCATGTCCCTGCAGAGTGGAGATGACAGAACAGCTGAAGGGATTAGAAAACTATCGGAAATGATGCGATATGTATTTGACAAAGCAAACCTGGAAAAAGTAGCGCTGTCAGATGAAATTCAATACATAGAAGATTATATCTATCTACAGAAACTGCGTTTTGAGGATTCAGTAATTGTCGAAACTGATTTTAGTGGGATAAATGAAAATTCTTCCATAGCTCCCATGATCTTGATTCCCTTTATTGAGAACTCCTTTAAGTATGGAGTAAATTCAACGGAAAAGAATAAAATTATCTGTAAGCTGAGTTGCGAAAAAAAACAGCTCAGCGTTTATATTTCCAATAAGATTGTGGATCACATTGAACCAGTTCCCTCAAGCGGAATTGGATTTTTGAATGTTAAAAAGAGGCTAGAATTAATATACCCAGACCAACATAATCTCAATATTTATCAAAAAAATGGTTTATTTGTAGTAGAATTAAAGATTTCATTATGATCAAATGCGTGGCGATAGATGATGAAAAAAAAGCATTAGAAGTAATCTCTCTGTATATTGGGCGGATTGATCAACTTGAATTAGTTGCCACATTTATTGATCCGATTAAAGCAAGTTCATTTCTTCAAACTACCCCAGTCGACTTACTTTTCTTAGACATTAATATGCAAGGCTTAAATGGTTTTGAACTACTCGAAACCTTAACCCAAAAGCCAAAAGTGATTTTCACCTCAGCTTACAGTGAATATGCGGTGAATAGTTATCAGGTAGATGCGCTGGACTATCTAGTTAAGCCTATTGAATTTACACGATTTTTGAAAGCTGTAAATAAATTGAAAAGTGAAATCAGCATCCCGAAGGAGGTTTCTGCAGATAATGTGGATGAAATTATATCGATCAAAAGTGGCACCGCTATCCATAGGGTGAAGCTCAATGATATTTGGTTTGTAGAAGCAGATGGCAATTATTGCAAATATGTTACTAAATCCGAAGTTATATTGGTATTGGGCACACTAAAAGAAACTATGAGCAAGCTTGACGATACATTTATGCAAGTACATCGATCGTTTGTTGTCGCAATTCGACACATTGAAAAAGTAGAAGTACATCAACTGCATATTCATGGGAAAACTATCCCTATCAGTAGTAGTTACAGAAAGGTTGTACTGAATGAACTAAGCTAAAAAGAGCTTGCTTAAAAACGGCCTATATATAATAAGTATTGAAGGTAGTATTTTGAGAAGATTATTGGATAATAGTTGTTAAGCATGTGCAAGACTTTTTGAAATGAAAACTCATTTCTTTTACACTAGAAAATGAAAATTCTGATTTTTCAAGTGCTTATCTTAAGGCACGATATCCTTGCTTCCCTTTGAGTGGCACTTCCCAGAAGAAGCCTGCCTGCTGGCAAAGTCAGGATTGAGTTATAAGCATATATCTTTACTTTGGTCGCTTGTATCTGACTCACCCAAGGCTTTTTGGGCAGGTTCTTCTGTAAATAACAACCAATGAATAGCAATTATAATAACACCGATTTTTCAAAAATCTGCAGATGAATTAAAATCCAATATAAATTTTCCCTGAACTATTTTTGTTTACTAATTATAACATTCTATTACAATAATTCTAAAACTCCTGCCCTACAAAAACAAAATCACTTAGAGACTCATTGTCACCAAAAGTCCCAGTTCTTGGTGCAGGTTTTAATCTATCAAGGTAAGTATTGAGCTCGGTTAAGGTAAGAATTCGATCGGAGCCTCCTAAACTTTTCAAGGCCTCCAAAAGCTTTTTCGCAAAAGGAGAATGTTCTCCAGGTATCCCATCTGAAACATACTCTTTACCTCCTGAAGTTAAATATCTTCTAGTTTTGTAGGAGAGCTTGCGTGCCAACATCTCTTTATCATCTTGTTCAAACGATTCTAAACCACGACTTGAAGCAACTCTTGGGTCAAAAGTTCCTCCGAAGCAAACATCCATTGCTAGAAAAATATGCTCGCAGGGAATATTATTTATAACAGACCTTAATCGAGCATGAGATATGTAGGATGTTTTACTTTTATCACTAGCTAAAGAATTCTTTGCTACCACATAGCCCTCACCAAAATCCTCATCAAAATGTCCATGTCCAGCAAAAAATATCATCAATTGGTCTTGTGGCTTATAATTTTTTCGATTATACTCCAAAATCTTTTCAAACACCTCATTCTGAGTTGGGTTTTCTACAACTTCCACTTCGAATCCATATAATTTCTTCAATTGCTCAGCAATCGTTTTTCCATCATTGACCGGATTGACCAAATCTGACCAGTTATCATATTTATTCGTTGCAAAAACTAATGCATAATCTTTTCTATCGATAGCAACTGCATCTTTAATAGCATTCATTCCCACTAAAACTGAACGCTGAGATAAAATTGAACCTCCTGATATCGACGAAGCACGCACCTCGAAGATAATGTCGCCATCAGGCAGGAATAGCTCCTCTTCCAGTGTCATTTCTTTCTGACCTGCAGCAATAGTGAACTGCTTTGAACCTAATTTAGTATGATCCTTCTTTTTAAATGCTTCCATTGAAACAGACTGTAATCCGTCAGAAGCCTTTATTTTTGCTTTAAAGACCACTTTATTTTCAG
Protein-coding sequences here:
- a CDS encoding sensor histidine kinase: MRSISTREIFIHFSILTIGLLLLNYPEFDLSIGVFNSGNGSLLWPSITGTIINMGVFYSISFYLIPEVLRKRGIIVFVIQLVILFLLLSFIEVITDLAFIGETKDHSETLSEIIITVSIFNMLFVMLALAYRFSKDWFINEKQRISMGEWKALNELNTLKNQINPHFLFNSLNSLFSMSLQSGDDRTAEGIRKLSEMMRYVFDKANLEKVALSDEIQYIEDYIYLQKLRFEDSVIVETDFSGINENSSIAPMILIPFIENSFKYGVNSTEKNKIICKLSCEKKQLSVYISNKIVDHIEPVPSSGIGFLNVKKRLELIYPDQHNLNIYQKNGLFVVELKISL
- a CDS encoding CPBP family intramembrane glutamic endopeptidase, coding for MKNLNNKGWQFVGLTILLSAIPYFFIISERNVDSSWTLLLMWMPALAGIIMRLVTREGLFKGLNWNPLRDWKLVLLAIFLPFTIEIISLLAILSLNAAELKGGFLLIEDGNITIRGTALLLGADFQPWFVFIPNYLLSYTVGVLFYSLMFAFGEEYGWRGYLQKQWAPNNKKLVGFIAIGTIWGLWHLPGILLGHNFPDYPILGGLILMPITCIGFSLVFGTTFNKNYVIWVPAILHGAVNISSEITSIALVENSIMNTLYDTIWLGLWVLTAIGFYWKYMKSRQQSLAKGKANAL
- a CDS encoding caspase family protein; this translates as MKNSIVSKYILAFSIVLLHAMGGVAQAVSSKTAAIKIDESAKTGDKMVMPSISWINPNLEYTNSTENKVVFKAKIKASDGLQSVSMEAFKKKDHTKLGSKQFTIAAGQKEMTLEEELFLPDGDIIFEVRASSISGGSILSQRSVLVGMNAIKDAVAIDRKDYALVFATNKYDNWSDLVNPVNDGKTIAEQLKKLYGFEVEVVENPTQNEVFEKILEYNRKNYKPQDQLMIFFAGHGHFDEDFGEGYVVAKNSLASDKSKTSYISHARLRSVINNIPCEHIFLAMDVCFGGTFDPRVASSRGLESFEQDDKEMLARKLSYKTRRYLTSGGKEYVSDGIPGEHSPFAKKLLEALKSLGGSDRILTLTELNTYLDRLKPAPRTGTFGDNESLSDFVFVGQEF
- a CDS encoding serine hydrolase domain-containing protein; translated protein: MKNLLMTLLLSLASLTGMAQVNVEKLKQEYKEEFEQVMKKSKIPGLSLSLVSKDSVVMELNLGYSDEKSTEVVNSQTLFGLGSVTKVFTGVAVMQLVEQDKVRLDNSLNEYLPQFHIKGEHSKEVTVRNVMTHHSGLPSDVIKGMFTQNPEHYTKVVDYMKEEYLAGKPNQIRAYSNPGYTLLGHMVDEVSGKSYPDYMKDEVLAKINMQQTGFNLRDQASASFNSKGEAKQDVLLRDIPAGGMDSNNEEMVKFLTSFLNKDENLLSRASYDQIFQEQYKDLPLNFGNRYGLGWTLTSRPHTGEIYTHTGTTMYFNSAVAVAPEVGLAAVVLTNAEKGGRAFGKMMSLIDKMAEDLGREAKQDEKIESFETDEVIDLPHEVTDQYVGIYATPGAILKIYKKKDKLYSTLQGLKVRLLPVENNVFIPKILLFKFIPLKLKENRFMFENIEGYNVMTQMEIGSGKELLALKMEPYEISNSWKDRLGKYKAVNKLEGEIDFFEDFELLERDGLLIMLFKQGEQKIEMALDIVDDSYAKVAGLGRYSGQSLQTKGDQLQFFGIQLQKLTK
- a CDS encoding LytR/AlgR family response regulator transcription factor, with the protein product MIKCVAIDDEKKALEVISLYIGRIDQLELVATFIDPIKASSFLQTTPVDLLFLDINMQGLNGFELLETLTQKPKVIFTSAYSEYAVNSYQVDALDYLVKPIEFTRFLKAVNKLKSEISIPKEVSADNVDEIISIKSGTAIHRVKLNDIWFVEADGNYCKYVTKSEVILVLGTLKETMSKLDDTFMQVHRSFVVAIRHIEKVEVHQLHIHGKTIPISSSYRKVVLNELS